The sequence below is a genomic window from bacterium.
AACTAGCGTTGTTATAGACTTCTGCCCTGGCTTTGAGCAGAGAGCCCGATTGCACAACCGCCGGCAGCGGCCGGTCCTTGAATAAAAGCTGCAGTTGAGAACAGGAGCAGTCAGGATCACCGTGGATGAATTGTTCTGGAGCGTTGGCCGGCGGCTCGATGGTAAAATTGTTCTGATATACATTGTCGATGAGATAGGTGCCGCACGTCTTCATGGCTCCCTGTTCAAGGTCATAATAGAGGTTGTTTTCCACTCGCCAGCCGCTGGACATGTTATCGAACCAAAAGGCAACGTTGTCGCTGAAAAATCCTCTTTCCACCCCATGTATGAGGTTGTTGCGAATGGTCGAGTTGTAGGTCATGCCGTTCACCACGATCACGCCGGCGTCATCCGCATCGGTCTGCACGTCGTCAAAGTGATTGTATTCCACGATACATTCGCCATTGCTGTTGCCCTCTAGCCCGCCGCCGCCGACATCCATGGTATACGGGCGTCCGGTTTTAGTGAAATAATTGTGCGAAATAGTTGTGCGCAGGGTGTGGAAAGCGCTGAGGGTGATACCGCCGCCCTGTCCGCAATTAGAAAAGATGTTGCCGGTCACGCGAGTCTCGCGGTTCATCTGGCAGAGCTTGCCATTAGCGCCGTCGCCGGTGCCGAGGATCGCCAGAGCGCCTTGTTCCAGCCCGTCGAAACGATTGCCGAAGACGCGGGTTTGGCAGCAGCCAAAGCCGATCTCCATGCCGACGCCGCCGCAGGCGCGCAGCTCCGAGTTGGCGAATTCGCAATCGTGAGCGTATTCGAAAGATACGGCAATGCAGCCCGGGGTGGCTTCGTAATGATGGGGAAAAGTGCGGAAATTTTCTTTCGCCCCTTCAAAAATGAGATTATAGAAACGTAGATTCCGGACAGGCCGGTTTTCCTCGCCTTGAACTTGAATCAACCGGTTGATCTGCGGCACCGAGAGGATGGCCGCGTTGGGATTCGTCAGGCCGGCCGGCGCGAGGTAACTGATCTCATTCTTTGTTTTATCATAAAACCACTCGCCTGGGCTGTCCAGCAGCGCTTTGATGTTTTCCACAAAATATCTGGGCGGCACCACCAACAGACCGTTGTGGCCGCCTGGTCCGTCTTCAGGCGTTCGCAGCCA
It includes:
- a CDS encoding right-handed parallel beta-helix repeat-containing protein; protein product: LASTPSSTSEIPFKRGDIRSWPEMEDNRIVILLRWRSAYNAIERVDEQKRIAWLRTPEDGPGGHNGLLVVPPRYFVENIKALLDSPGEWFYDKTKNEISYLAPAGLTNPNAAILSVPQINRLIQVQGEENRPVRNLRFYNLIFEGAKENFRTFPHHYEATPGCIAVSFEYAHDCEFANSELRACGGVGMEIGFGCCQTRVFGNRFDGLEQGALAILGTGDGANGKLCQMNRETRVTGNIFSNCGQGGGITLSAFHTLRTTISHNYFTKTGRPYTMDVGGGGLEGNSNGECIVEYNHFDDVQTDADDAGVIVVNGMTYNSTIRNNLIHGVERGFFSDNVAFWFDNMSSGWRVENNLYYDLEQGAMKTCGTYLIDNVYQNNFTIEPPANAPEQFIHGDPDCSCSQLQLLFKDRPLPAVVQSGSLLKARAEVYNNASSGITTLTLYANRKPMQTQPFPIIRHNRRTIEFDFRLNEPGLYEISINETEPQIVTVQGLKPAIVYDKLLLSEQRVLAGQPVQISAVATNLQSADLQVSIPLLANGKKIQTHSLTLKAGSTQPISFDITPQPGDHAIQVGNSEIQNLQ